The stretch of DNA GGATCGGCTTTGATAACGTTGTCGGCTATTTACTTGGGGGGCTCAATGCCCTGGACGATCGCCCCGATCTTTTGCAGCGGACCGAACGGATTACGGCACAGGCACTGGCCGAACAACAGTCGGCGGCCAGTCACTACTTCATCCTCGATATACGTACGCCGACGGAGTATCAGCAGGGGCACATCGAGGGGAGCTACAACATACCGCTGAATCACCTGGAGGAACGGCTGCAAACCATTCCCAGCGATGAAACTGTGGTGATCCATTGTGCGGGAGGCTATCGCTCATCTCTGGGGGCCAGCTTATTACAAAAACATGGGTTGGAAAACGTCCTCGACTTAGTCGGCGGATTTGGGGCATGGAAAGCGTCTCAATTGCCGCAAGTCCCCGCGACCGCTTCAACAACTTGAGTCACAAGATCATATAGGTAAACTCATGGAGACCGTCATTCTCAGCTTGGGCTTTGGTCTCGTCATTGGGTTGGCTTTGGGGCTGACCGGTGGGGGCGGATCGATTTTCGCGGTGCCATTGTTGGTGTATGCGATGTCTGTACCGCCACACGAAGCTGTGGGGATTTCGCTGGCGGCCGTCGGGGCGACAGCCGCCTGGGGTGTGATCCAACATCTACGAGGTGGTCAAGTCGAATTCCGTACAGGGTTGCTCTTCGCCGTGACCGGAATGCTGGGAGCGCCGCTCGGCACCTGGCTGAATTCATTGATGCCGGAAAAGCTATTGATGCTGCTCTTCGCCGGTTTGATGTTGGCAATCGCGTTACGCATGTGGCGCCGCTCGACAGCATCGAACACAGCAACAGAAAAGACTGCTTGCCCCGCTGACGCAACCGTGGAATCGCCGAATGAGGCAACGTGCCGCCGCGATGCCCAGGGCCAACTGCAATTGACATCGCGCTGCGCGGTGCTGTTGATCGCACTGGGGTTTGCCACAGGCATCTTATCGGGACTGTTCGGAGTCGGCGGGGGATTTGTGATTGTCCCAGCACTGGTGTTATTCAGCGGTATGCCCATCCATCGCGCCGTTGCTACCTCGTTATTGGTGATCGCCTTAATCAGTGCGTCGGGGATCGCGTCCAACCTGCTTGCCGATCGGCCCCTCGATTTTCACATCGCAGCGCTGTTCGCGGGAGGTGGGATTGTCGGTTTGTCGATGGGGACCCAACTGGGCCGTCGGATTTCAGGAGCTGCATTACAGAAGGGATTTTCCATGGCCGTTGTGGCCGTGGCGGTATTGGTGGTCACAAAAAGCATGTTTTAAAAAACGGGTCTCTGGTGAGCGGCCGTTTCATTTCAGTGGAGAACAATCATGAGTACGACACGACGGATATTCCTGGCAGCGTTGGGCGGACTTCTTAGTTCGCACTTTGCCGGTCCTCTATTGGGTGCACCACAGCGCGGGCGCGGTAGACGGGGACGCGGCGGCGGGCGGGGACAGAATGACCCGCAATTCCAAAGAGATCGCACCGTATTTCAATATCTGTTAGCGAATCACAAACAGATTCGGCGCGAGGTCAAGAAACTGCCCAATGGTGTGGAGACGGTCACCGAATCGGACGTGCCGGAAATCGTCGCCGCGATTCAGGAACACGTCGCTGCCATGCATCGCCGTGTTAAGAACAAACAACCGATCCGGCAGCGCGATCCCTTGTTTGCAGCCTTATTTCGCAACGTACAATGGACCTCGATGACTGTAAAAAACACCCCCAAAGGGGTGCACGTCGTGGTCACGTCGGAAAAAAAGGCTGTCGTCCCGTTGATTCAAGCCCACGCCCAAGTTGTGTCGGCATTTGTCAAACTGGGATTCGTGGAAGCACGCAAGAACCATGCTGTTCCCAAATAACCGATGCGCGTGGCTGTCGGATGTCAAACTGACCTCGATGGTCGGCTGCGACAGCCGACGGCTACAGCAGCAATTGTGCCCGCAGGCCAAACACGACGGCTGTGTCGTTGAACTGCACCGACGGTTCCACGACTTGCAAGTCGGCGGTCAGATGAAACCAGGGCGTGATGGTGGCGTTGTAATAGATTTCGCCCCCCTGCAAATTGTCGACGTCGAACTGCCGTTGCAACGACTTGAATTGTCCGCTGAGGCCGCTGTAGAAATATCCGACGCCCAGCGTATCGTTATCACGACCGCGAATCATACCTTGAGCTTGCAAGGCCACGTTGCCGGTCCACCGATACGGACTGGTCTCTTCGTCAGCCAATCCCCACTGGCTCAATAGGCCGACATTGCGTTTCGGATTACACGGATCGACCATCAACTTTTGTTCCGCCACATAGAACAACGACCACGAACCGCTTTGTTGTCCGGCAGTAATCCCCTGCCCCGGAATGAAGGCCCAATCCAAACGATCCAACGAGGAAAAGTCCCCACTAGCCCATGTTCCGCCGAACAGGTGCGAGCCGGGCAACTCGTTGAATTCTGTAAAAAACCGCCATAAGCCGAGGACGACCGCACCGTTGTCGAACAATTCGTCGAAGCCACTGGTTGTGGTCGAGTTATTCGAGTCATAGGCAACCAACGCTCCTTGAATTTGCTTCTCCTTCATCCGCAAGACCCCACCCCCAAGCGTCGACAGCGGAAACGTGCGGGCCATTGTTAGTGGGAGAATCATCGAGGCATTCATAAAGCCCGTCACGCCGCGGCCGGTTTGAGGGTAGAGCATGTTCCACAGATCGAGTGCATTGAATTTCCCAAAAGAGAGCGCCCATTCTTCACTGAGCGCTTGCTGGAAGAGCAGTCCGGTAATCGCCGTTTCGTTATTGAGCGAGGGATACAGCAAGTTACCATTCACCGGGGCCAATGGTGCCGCGTCCATGATTACGTCCTCGCCGTAGCGCGTCTCGGCATGCAAAATGGCCATGAACCCTTCATTGAGGCCCAGCTTGCCCCCTTCAAAGATCACAAATTGATCCAGCTTGCCGCCGTTGTTAAACGTCTGCTGATTTCCGCCGCTGGTGACTCCCTGATAGAAGTTCGTCAACGAGGCGTTATACACAATGCCGCTCTCAGCCAACCCAGAACGCAACCCACCCAAATCCCCGAGCATGAACGGCGAGGACAACCAGTCGGTGCAGGGATCCGTATTGCTATCGCACATCCAGCTGGGTTGTGCCGTATCGCAGGCCGGAGCGCAATACTCCTGAGCACGTGCAGTGCCGCAGAACGAGATCGCCAGGCAAACAACACTGAATCCGAAGAGTTTTGCGGAGAGTTTCAAGATCGTGACTCCAATCCATCGGGGCCCGGGCGGAACAAAAGAAGACCGGCTTCTCATTGATCGTGCCTCTCCGTGCAAAACATCACGGAAATCAGCAGCATCAGAAAATGCGTTGCGACCCGCAAAGATTAACAATTGGTCAAGAACGAGAAACTTCACGCTGTACGGTCAACGTGAAGGCACTCAACTCAATTGGTGACAGTCACTTCGGGAAGCTCGATTCCCAACTCCGCCGGCCATTGATCTGTGGGCACATCCCACGGCTCTGCGCGGAGCGGTTCTGTCAGCGGGACAATCCAGGGCTGGTGCCCCCATGTACGATCGACCGTTAGCAAATCAAGCTCCGGATCAATCATCAACTGAGGCTTACGCCCGTTGAGAGACACAAGGACAACCGCACGGATCTCTACCTGCTCGATTCCCGCCTGGCGTGCCATCTCAGCAAAGAGCCGGGCAGTCGCCACAATCTGATCGGGCGAGACAACCAGTTCGCGGAGTTGAAGAGCGTTCAACATCCGGTCAACGGGAATCTCGCCGGTTTCTCCTTTCGCTACGTCTGTCGCATAAAAGCGAATGAATACGTTCTTGTTACGAAGCATCATCCGCCATGCAAACTGATGCCCCTCTTCCGTCCAACTGGGATCCCCTGGATAGACCCAATGCCGCAGGGGAAAAACCAACTGACACACCACAAACAGGGCCACCACACCCAACACCGCCCGTTGCCCGAGAGTTGTAGCGGCGGTTGGAACACTGTCCGTGGCCGGCAAAGGCCGGCGAAGAAGTTTTCGTGGCCAATCCGCTGAAAAATAGATGGTCGTCAGCAGTATCATCATCCAAGGGAAAACATCGATGTCGAACAGCATCGCGTTCATCAAGTGAAAGAGAGTGGCAGCGATGTAGGCAAACCAACGCGTTTTCTTCCACAGCAATAACGGCACAATCGACAGGTCGAATATCAAGCCCGCATAGCTTAAGGCCCACGCCATCCATCGCTGCGTGAGATACGGACCAATAACCGGGAGATCGCTTTTATAGCTAATCCAAAACCCGACCGGCATCGCTTGTAGCCAGTCGCCGTTCAGCTTGGCGATTCCGCCATAGACATACGGCAGTGCCACCATAAACATCAATACCCACCGGCACCAGTTGGGAATGAATTGGCTTGCCCGCTCAGGCACGACGGTCGCATCGACCGAGAAAGAACGGTGAGCGGGAATCAGAATCAGCAAAAACGCAAGCAAACTCATCATATAGTAGTGGTTCTGAAACAGACCCGCCTCTGCCAGAAACGTGTAGGTGTATGTCACAAAGAGCACGATTGCGCTGAGCCGATAGAACCATCCCAAGCCGACCCCGATCGCCGCCAGTCCCATCAGATAGAACACCTGCTGCATCCGTTCGCCGCTCATCGGCCGGACCCACTCAAAACCAAAATAGCTCAAGTGGTGCGGAGAGTCGGTAAAGTAGAAGGTCACCCAGTCCCGGCTCAGAAACAGCCCGACGTGCCACAGCATGACGCCGGCAAAAGCAATCCGGAAGAAGACCACGCTCCCAATGTCACAAGGCTCCCACAACCGACGCCACCAGGGAGTCGAGGGGTGTGCATCCTTCATCGCTGGTTCATCGGGCTGGTTCATCAGGAGTCGTAACCTTCAATCGAGACAAACCGGTTGTATTCGAACCCAGCAACGCGACCCTCCAAAGATATGCCGCCACGCGTCCTGGACGGAATCTGCGGGCTCGGCAGAGAAGTCGATGCATTCGCCATTCTTACCCGCGACCAGTGCGTTCGATAATACCCGCAGACGACGTGCCCGTCAAAGACTTAGACGTCGTTGCCCCTTGCGTCTACCCGTTGGCGGAGTAAGGCGAGACGACCAGCGGATGCGGTGCTAGCAGAAAGATCGTTCGCTCGCGTTATATCCCGTGACCCAACAACGTCTATTCTCTAGATGCTTGTTGTTTCCGTTTCTGAACTATGCGAAGCTCGCGATTGAAGTGTGGATATCGACGGGATTACTGATAGGGGAATGTCGGGATGGACGGAGTATTTATCCTTTTCGCGATTGGGATCGGGGCCTGGATTCTCCTGGGACCGATCGTCGTCTTCCTTCTATTTCAGCGCGTCCGTCACATGGAGGACCGCATCTATCGGCTCGAACGATCCAAAAACAGCAGCGCAACGGAAAAGACTCACATCGAGACCACCGAACCGGCAAAGCCTTCCGCACCGATCCACTCCGCAGATATTTGGCTGAATGATGTTAACCAGCCCCCGCAACCGCGTTCGCGTTCCGTGCCGAAGAAAACGCCCACAGCTGCGACGGCGTCACCATCAGCAATATCTAGTCTCGCGGACAAAACAGAAACAAAGGTTTCCTTCGAAGAACTCTTAGCGGGCAAATGGCTGACGTGGATCGGGGCCGTAGCTGTGATTCTCGGCGTTGGTTTCTTCTTCAAATACACAATCGACACGGGCTTGATCGGCGAAACCGGGCGGGTTGTGTTAGGGGTGTTGGGCGGAATGCTCTGCTTTGCCGGTGGAGCGTTTGCCATGCTTCGCAATTACCGCTGGCTCTCGCAATCGCTGGTCGGTGCAGCGCTAGGCATTCTGTATTTCTCGCTGTTCGCCGGTTATCGCTGGTACGAGTTGATGCCGCAAGAGCTTGCGTTCGGTGGCATGATTCTCTCGACAGCGGCTGTTCTCTCGTTCGCTGGTTATTTCAAAGCTCAACCGACCGCGGTACTGGGATTGATCGGTGGATTTCTAACGCCCGTCATGCTCTCCACGGGTCAAGATGCACAATGGTCACTTTTCTCCTACATCTTTCTATTGGATGCAGGCGTGTTGGGACTTGCGACGTTTCGCAAGTGGCAACCGACGCAAGTGCTGGCGTTTGTCGCCACACTCTTCATGTGGTTAGGTTGGATTGAACAACACTATGCCCCAGAAAAGATGTCGGCAACTTTGATTCTGATGACAGCCTTCTTTGTGCTCTTTGCCCTACTGGGCGTGTGGCACAACATCATCCGGCGTGAACAAGCCAAGGCAGCCGATTTCTTTCTGATCCTGGCCACACCCGTCGCTTATTTCAGTGGTCTCTACGCAGTGACATTGAAAGAATTCTCCGCATTGCACGGGGTACTGGCAATTGCGATGGCTGCGGTTTATTTGGCGTTGGGGTTAGTAGCGCTTTCCCGCCACCCCGCAGGCCGTCGCGTCATCATTGCCATGGGTGGAATTGCTGCTTCGTTCTTGACGCTGGCAATTCCACTGCAATTTACAGGGCACTGGGTCGTGATCGCGTGGGCAGCCGAGAGTTTGCTGTTGGTAGAACTGGGGCTGCGTTTCAACGAAGTCAGACTTCGTCAGGCGGGCTTTGGACTTTTGATCTTCGTGCAAATGTTGCTCGCTTATTATTCCGCTGGAACATTTTTGGAACCAAATCAATTCCAAACGCGGTTCACTAGAATCGATCCGATTGCTCTTGAAACAATGCCCGGAAGTGCGATGCAGCCGACCATCAATGCCACCCCGGACGATCCGTCCTGGACAAGCATATTCAATGGTCGTTCTCTGAGTTTTTTGGCATCGATTCTCGTGTTGGCAGTCCTGGGATGGGAATATCGTTCACGTTTCGCTGCCACATCCGATCAACTTTCGACAAGGGAAACAAATATTTCGGATCCCACCCGCGCAGGGCCAAGTTCATGGCTGGGGATCTGGTTGCCCGCCTGTGTGCCGCTTGCTGCTTGGGCGATGCTCATTGTCGAATCGTTCGCCTTCGGCCATGCCCGGCATTGGCGGTTTCCCAATTATACAGGCATGTTTTTGATCTGGACGTCGTTGATTGCGGTTTCCGTGGCGTTGATGTCTCGGTGGTTAAACACGCGTGAGTTGCGAATCGTGACAGCGGGTCTCTTTACGATCTTGGGGGCTCTGCTGGCCATCACATTCGTCGGCACGCTTGCGGGCTGGCAATCGGACTGGCGAAGCCTAGAGACCGTTGCCAATGGCGGACTGTGGAATCTGTTCCTCGTCAATCCTCGTGGCTTGGGATTCCTCTTCGCGATTGCTGCCGCATGTTTTGTGGCGTTCTTGTTTCGACGCGACGATTCGGAGCAACCGACGGACACGGAATGGGAACGGCAGTTTTATGACCTCCCGCTGAAGACAATACTGGGCCTATTCGCCAATATCACTGCCTTGATGATGCTGACCGCTGAAGTTTATGCCCAGGGTGTCGTCCGCGACTGGGGAACGACCAGTTCCCTGTTGATCACCATCGTCTGGACCTGCTATGCCATCGGAACCCTGATTGCGGGCATCTATTTTCGGTCAAGTTCGATCCGCGTTCTTTCGTTATCGCTGTTTCTACTCACGACGTCAAAAGTCTTCTTTTATGATATTTGGCACCTCAACACAGCGATCCGTTTTATTGCGTTCGGCGGACTGGGGGTCTCGTTGTTCTTGGTTTCCTTCCTCTATCGCCGCTATCGCGAACGTATCCGTGCATGGATTGCCCCGGTCCTGATTGCGATTTTGGTGCCGCTCGCCGCATTGGCGAATTCGACGACCGCCTATGCTGCTGATTCGGCGGAAAACGTTTTGGAAACCCTCACCCATCGCTATCCAATTGATACAGATGAGACCACGACTGACGCCTACGGCGAGATGGTCTTGCCCCCAGGCTTATACGGCATCGCCCGACGTGACCTGGGTGACCTGGGTGACCTGCGAATACTCTCTGTCGATGTCGACACGGAGGCTTGGGAGGAAATCCCGTATGTCTTGAGTCGGCAAACCGATGAAATACGCACGGTGACACCTAAAGCGGAAATGTTAAACCTCTCCGAAGTGGGGGGAACCACCCAGTTTCTGCTTGCGTTAGGAGAGACGCGCGAACCGGTCAACGAGATTGACATTGGCATTCAAAGTACCGATCGCAATTATGAACGGTCGGTCAAAATATTTGCCGCAAATCAGCGCGATCCCCAAGTCTGGAACCTGCTCACTGACAAAGGTTATCTCCTCGACGTCTCGCGTTCTGGACATCGTTTTCAGGTGCATCGCGTCCATTTCCCGAAAAGCCGGTTCGCGTTTTACAAAGTGGAGATTCACAATGGCGATTTACCTCCATTAAAAATCACCGGCGTAACGATTCTCGACC from Symmachiella dynata encodes:
- a CDS encoding sulfite exporter TauE/SafE family protein; this encodes METVILSLGFGLVIGLALGLTGGGGSIFAVPLLVYAMSVPPHEAVGISLAAVGATAAWGVIQHLRGGQVEFRTGLLFAVTGMLGAPLGTWLNSLMPEKLLMLLFAGLMLAIALRMWRRSTASNTATEKTACPADATVESPNEATCRRDAQGQLQLTSRCAVLLIALGFATGILSGLFGVGGGFVIVPALVLFSGMPIHRAVATSLLVIALISASGIASNLLADRPLDFHIAALFAGGGIVGLSMGTQLGRRISGAALQKGFSMAVVAVAVLVVTKSMF
- a CDS encoding carbohydrate porin; the protein is MKLSAKLFGFSVVCLAISFCGTARAQEYCAPACDTAQPSWMCDSNTDPCTDWLSSPFMLGDLGGLRSGLAESGIVYNASLTNFYQGVTSGGNQQTFNNGGKLDQFVIFEGGKLGLNEGFMAILHAETRYGEDVIMDAAPLAPVNGNLLYPSLNNETAITGLLFQQALSEEWALSFGKFNALDLWNMLYPQTGRGVTGFMNASMILPLTMARTFPLSTLGGGVLRMKEKQIQGALVAYDSNNSTTTSGFDELFDNGAVVLGLWRFFTEFNELPGSHLFGGTWASGDFSSLDRLDWAFIPGQGITAGQQSGSWSLFYVAEQKLMVDPCNPKRNVGLLSQWGLADEETSPYRWTGNVALQAQGMIRGRDNDTLGVGYFYSGLSGQFKSLQRQFDVDNLQGGEIYYNATITPWFHLTADLQVVEPSVQFNDTAVVFGLRAQLLL
- a CDS encoding HTTM domain-containing protein produces the protein MNQPDEPAMKDAHPSTPWWRRLWEPCDIGSVVFFRIAFAGVMLWHVGLFLSRDWVTFYFTDSPHHLSYFGFEWVRPMSGERMQQVFYLMGLAAIGVGLGWFYRLSAIVLFVTYTYTFLAEAGLFQNHYYMMSLLAFLLILIPAHRSFSVDATVVPERASQFIPNWCRWVLMFMVALPYVYGGIAKLNGDWLQAMPVGFWISYKSDLPVIGPYLTQRWMAWALSYAGLIFDLSIVPLLLWKKTRWFAYIAATLFHLMNAMLFDIDVFPWMMILLTTIYFSADWPRKLLRRPLPATDSVPTAATTLGQRAVLGVVALFVVCQLVFPLRHWVYPGDPSWTEEGHQFAWRMMLRNKNVFIRFYATDVAKGETGEIPVDRMLNALQLRELVVSPDQIVATARLFAEMARQAGIEQVEIRAVVLVSLNGRKPQLMIDPELDLLTVDRTWGHQPWIVPLTEPLRAEPWDVPTDQWPAELGIELPEVTVTN
- a CDS encoding DUF2339 domain-containing protein, translating into MDGVFILFAIGIGAWILLGPIVVFLLFQRVRHMEDRIYRLERSKNSSATEKTHIETTEPAKPSAPIHSADIWLNDVNQPPQPRSRSVPKKTPTAATASPSAISSLADKTETKVSFEELLAGKWLTWIGAVAVILGVGFFFKYTIDTGLIGETGRVVLGVLGGMLCFAGGAFAMLRNYRWLSQSLVGAALGILYFSLFAGYRWYELMPQELAFGGMILSTAAVLSFAGYFKAQPTAVLGLIGGFLTPVMLSTGQDAQWSLFSYIFLLDAGVLGLATFRKWQPTQVLAFVATLFMWLGWIEQHYAPEKMSATLILMTAFFVLFALLGVWHNIIRREQAKAADFFLILATPVAYFSGLYAVTLKEFSALHGVLAIAMAAVYLALGLVALSRHPAGRRVIIAMGGIAASFLTLAIPLQFTGHWVVIAWAAESLLLVELGLRFNEVRLRQAGFGLLIFVQMLLAYYSAGTFLEPNQFQTRFTRIDPIALETMPGSAMQPTINATPDDPSWTSIFNGRSLSFLASILVLAVLGWEYRSRFAATSDQLSTRETNISDPTRAGPSSWLGIWLPACVPLAAWAMLIVESFAFGHARHWRFPNYTGMFLIWTSLIAVSVALMSRWLNTRELRIVTAGLFTILGALLAITFVGTLAGWQSDWRSLETVANGGLWNLFLVNPRGLGFLFAIAAACFVAFLFRRDDSEQPTDTEWERQFYDLPLKTILGLFANITALMMLTAEVYAQGVVRDWGTTSSLLITIVWTCYAIGTLIAGIYFRSSSIRVLSLSLFLLTTSKVFFYDIWHLNTAIRFIAFGGLGVSLFLVSFLYRRYRERIRAWIAPVLIAILVPLAALANSTTAYAADSAENVLETLTHRYPIDTDETTTDAYGEMVLPPGLYGIARRDLGDLGDLRILSVDVDTEAWEEIPYVLSRQTDEIRTVTPKAEMLNLSEVGGTTQFLLALGETREPVNEIDIGIQSTDRNYERSVKIFAANQRDPQVWNLLTDKGYLLDVSRSGHRFQVHRVHFPKSRFAFYKVEIHNGDLPPLKITGVTILDHIHVQAPRVESPARIVSNATSPETKQTTVVFDFGYDRLPSVGIKLDINFVGNYYRTVQLDATDSLEEPVRWRTVRSGQLYRIQRLGVNVVEDHLEYQQITGRYLRLTINDGDDRPLKIAGCTAESLQQTVVVENRHLNVAGREIALYVGSESLQPPRYDLAKTIGSTRQLAASKINFRPVEKNPFFTGPIQPKLPWSEEHQGLLWTVTICGVVVLGTLTAFLLKNAARNPEPD